The Tautonia marina genome has a window encoding:
- a CDS encoding bifunctional 2-methylcitrate synthase/citrate synthase, whose protein sequence is MNVDPFRAKKGLEGVIFDETAISEVIPERQTLLYRGYPVAALAEHCRFEEVAYLLLHGELPDQTNLKVFTDFERQNRAIDDGTLAVLQAAPVGHHPMDSLRTAVSFLSMSDPFSGPEDHAGLLRKSNLFVAKLPTIVATDYRIRQGKTPIPPHPELPAAENFFWMCFEQVPSADLVKAFDASLTLYAEHGFNASTFTARVVASSLSDLGSAITAAIGSLKGPLHGGANEAVMEMLTEIETPDRARDWVLKALADRRKIMGFGHRVYRLGDSRVPTMKTYRDRVAQATGDSRWIAISEIVEQTVRDQKGIPANLDFPAGPTYALLGFDIPMFTPIFAMARVTGWCAHVMEQLPGNRIVRPLSVYVGPQERPVVSLDDRSA, encoded by the coding sequence ATGAACGTCGATCCGTTCCGAGCAAAGAAGGGACTCGAAGGAGTCATCTTTGACGAGACAGCGATCTCGGAGGTGATTCCCGAACGACAAACCCTGCTTTATCGGGGTTATCCGGTTGCGGCACTCGCCGAGCACTGCCGTTTCGAGGAGGTCGCATACCTGCTCCTGCATGGCGAACTTCCTGACCAAACGAATCTCAAGGTGTTCACCGACTTCGAACGTCAGAACCGAGCGATTGACGACGGAACACTCGCGGTCTTGCAAGCAGCTCCGGTGGGCCATCACCCGATGGACTCGTTGCGAACCGCCGTGAGTTTTCTGAGCATGTCCGACCCGTTCTCGGGTCCCGAAGATCACGCAGGTTTGCTTCGAAAATCCAATCTGTTTGTTGCAAAGTTGCCCACGATCGTCGCGACCGATTACCGCATCCGGCAGGGGAAAACCCCAATCCCTCCCCACCCGGAACTGCCCGCGGCCGAGAATTTCTTCTGGATGTGCTTCGAGCAGGTTCCGAGTGCGGACCTGGTGAAGGCGTTCGACGCCTCCTTGACCCTTTATGCCGAGCACGGCTTCAACGCGTCGACCTTCACCGCTCGGGTTGTGGCCTCATCATTGTCCGATCTCGGCTCGGCGATTACTGCCGCCATCGGATCACTCAAGGGTCCGCTGCACGGTGGAGCCAATGAGGCCGTGATGGAGATGCTCACCGAGATTGAGACTCCGGACCGGGCACGCGACTGGGTTCTCAAGGCGCTCGCAGATCGTCGCAAAATCATGGGGTTTGGCCACCGCGTTTACCGCCTGGGTGACTCTCGCGTTCCCACCATGAAGACCTACCGCGATCGTGTTGCTCAGGCCACGGGCGATTCGCGATGGATCGCCATCTCCGAGATCGTCGAGCAAACCGTTCGCGATCAGAAAGGCATACCCGCGAATCTCGATTTTCCGGCCGGACCGACCTACGCACTCCTCGGTTTCGACATTCCGATGTTTACACCCATCTTTGCGATGGCCCGCGTGACCGGCTGGTGTGCCCATGTCATGGAACAACTCCCGGGGAATCGGATTGTTCGACCCTTGAGCGTGTACGTCGGTCCCCAGGAACGCCCAGTGGTCTCCCTGGACGATCGATCCGCCTGA
- a CDS encoding PRC-barrel domain-containing protein, with product MSVNVRLFAATWVAGSFLTTVSFGQVVEVRPAPQPGQQVPADPAILEDDEQSTTTDAFAGLRRVSELLGGEARGPGDEGRIAAISDLIMDGQGQPHYVLLSRGGLAGVGGDKIAVPFQVGTFIHNEDQNWHYQLNMTGDQLDQAPVLEEGSLAPLRDPNWVRVNRQFFKAEVIGDEAGTGDDSFLFRADALVGAEVRGQDEEDSIANVDDVILGPDFRATYVILGYGGVAGLGKNQVPVPFSMLQLDAEADDDRYELVVTVQTTKERLQSETAPTLDGNEERMLDPTFLDRVHEYFGVNPS from the coding sequence ATGAGCGTCAACGTGCGATTGTTCGCGGCAACATGGGTCGCTGGAAGTTTTCTGACCACCGTCTCCTTCGGCCAAGTCGTCGAAGTACGCCCCGCACCTCAGCCAGGACAACAGGTTCCTGCAGATCCCGCGATTCTTGAGGATGATGAGCAATCGACGACCACCGATGCCTTTGCTGGGCTCCGCCGTGTCAGTGAGCTGCTGGGTGGAGAGGCTCGCGGGCCCGGCGATGAAGGCCGCATCGCTGCCATCAGTGACCTGATCATGGATGGGCAGGGGCAGCCCCATTACGTCCTGCTCAGCCGAGGCGGTCTTGCCGGTGTGGGTGGTGACAAGATTGCCGTGCCGTTTCAGGTCGGAACCTTCATTCACAACGAGGATCAGAACTGGCACTATCAGTTAAACATGACGGGTGATCAACTCGACCAGGCTCCGGTTCTGGAGGAGGGCTCGCTTGCCCCCCTTCGTGATCCGAATTGGGTTCGAGTCAACCGCCAGTTCTTCAAAGCCGAGGTCATCGGAGATGAGGCGGGGACCGGAGACGATTCCTTCCTCTTCCGCGCTGATGCTCTGGTCGGTGCTGAGGTCCGTGGTCAAGACGAAGAGGATTCGATTGCGAATGTGGATGATGTGATCCTCGGCCCAGATTTTCGAGCCACTTACGTTATCCTTGGCTACGGTGGAGTCGCGGGGCTCGGAAAAAATCAGGTTCCCGTGCCGTTCTCGATGCTTCAGCTCGATGCCGAAGCCGATGATGATCGGTATGAACTTGTCGTGACCGTTCAGACGACCAAGGAACGCCTGCAGAGTGAGACTGCCCCGACCCTCGACGGGAATGAGGAGCGAATGCTCGACCCGACCTTCCTGGATCGAGTTCATGAGTACTTTGGTGTAAATCCATCGTGA
- the prpB gene encoding methylisocitrate lyase produces MLHAHQTPSQKRQTLRQALSRGDLLRFPGAFSPLVALMIERLGFEGIYLSGAVLAADLGLPDIGLTTLSEVSSRSHAIARITNLPAIVDIDTGFGEPLNAARTIQVLEDLGLCGCHLEDQRNPKRCGHLDHKQLVTPEEMVQKIRAAAEARRDPNFLLIARTDSRASEGIDGAIDRARRYLDAGADAIFPEALRDRKEFEQFRSAISAPLIANMTEFGKSELLDTETLGELGYNIVLYPVTALRLAMFAVESGLRTIAEHGTQRELFDMMQPRNDLYDLLDYESYATFDRDLFNFASPQE; encoded by the coding sequence ATGCTTCACGCCCATCAGACACCGTCTCAGAAACGGCAGACGCTCAGGCAAGCACTCTCCCGAGGCGATCTTCTTCGGTTTCCGGGAGCCTTCTCGCCACTGGTCGCCCTGATGATCGAGCGCCTTGGCTTCGAAGGGATCTATCTATCCGGCGCAGTGCTCGCGGCCGATCTCGGATTACCGGATATCGGTCTGACGACCCTGAGTGAGGTTTCCTCTCGCAGCCATGCCATCGCTCGGATTACGAATCTTCCGGCAATCGTGGATATCGACACCGGTTTCGGCGAACCTCTTAACGCCGCACGAACCATTCAGGTGCTGGAGGATCTTGGGCTGTGCGGTTGCCATCTCGAGGATCAACGCAACCCGAAGCGTTGCGGTCACCTTGACCACAAACAACTCGTGACTCCCGAGGAGATGGTCCAAAAAATTCGAGCCGCCGCCGAGGCTCGTCGCGACCCCAATTTTCTCTTGATCGCTCGCACCGACTCCCGAGCCTCGGAGGGGATCGACGGTGCTATCGACCGAGCCCGACGCTATCTCGACGCCGGAGCCGATGCCATTTTCCCAGAAGCATTGCGGGATCGTAAGGAATTCGAGCAGTTCCGCAGCGCAATCAGCGCTCCCCTAATCGCAAACATGACCGAATTCGGAAAATCGGAACTTCTTGATACAGAAACCCTTGGCGAACTTGGCTACAATATTGTGCTGTATCCGGTGACCGCGCTCCGTCTGGCAATGTTTGCGGTCGAATCAGGGCTTCGTACAATCGCTGAGCACGGAACCCAACGCGAACTTTTTGATATGATGCAACCTCGCAACGATCTTTACGACCTGCTCGACTACGAATCGTACGCGACCTTTGATCGTGATCTCTTCAATTTTGCATCCCCTCAGGAATGA
- a CDS encoding MmgE/PrpD family protein: MQAIRVRVYPSAQTPDRSEQLAWNLARVAANTPPPDPDVVDMVINRLIDNAGVACAALARKPVITARQQAIAHPRPLGATVFGLPRNARYHAEWAAWANGTAVRELDMHDTFLAADYAHPADSIPPLLAVAQQCDRSGADLLRGIVASYEVHVALVKAICLHEHKVDHIAHLGPAQVAGIGAMLGLDCEVIYQAIQQVVHVCVTSRQSRKGEISSWKAYAPAHAGKLAIEAVDRCMRGETSPSPIYEGEDSVIARFLNGPDAAYLVHLPDDDEPRRAILETYTKEHSAEYQAQALIDLAFDLRDRIPDLEAIDSIRIYTSHHTHYVIGTGSGDPQKFDPSASRETLDHSVMYIFAVALEDGRWHHVESYRPERASRPETVRLWRKIETVEDPFWTARYHDPDPDRKAFGGRVEIRMKDGEVITEQLEVAHAHSRGLRPFARDGYLDKFRRLTQAIVDSDESERFLRVCFELGDLAPGDLDRLSVEVPADRLGPPGTSAKGIF, translated from the coding sequence ATGCAAGCGATTCGAGTTCGAGTTTATCCCTCAGCACAGACCCCTGACCGTTCAGAGCAACTTGCCTGGAACCTCGCTCGGGTCGCGGCCAACACTCCTCCACCCGATCCGGACGTGGTGGATATGGTGATCAATCGCCTGATCGACAATGCCGGGGTTGCCTGTGCGGCCCTGGCTCGGAAACCCGTCATCACTGCTCGACAGCAAGCGATCGCCCACCCTCGCCCCCTGGGTGCGACCGTCTTTGGGCTTCCCCGAAATGCCCGCTACCATGCCGAGTGGGCCGCCTGGGCCAACGGCACCGCCGTCCGCGAACTGGACATGCACGACACATTTCTCGCGGCCGACTACGCACACCCCGCCGACTCAATCCCTCCACTTCTTGCCGTGGCGCAGCAATGCGACCGATCGGGGGCCGATCTGCTCCGAGGCATCGTGGCGAGTTATGAGGTTCACGTTGCCCTGGTGAAGGCGATTTGTCTCCACGAGCATAAGGTGGACCACATCGCCCATCTCGGGCCGGCGCAGGTTGCCGGAATCGGTGCGATGCTCGGCCTCGATTGCGAGGTGATCTACCAGGCCATCCAGCAAGTCGTTCACGTCTGCGTGACCTCTCGGCAGTCTCGGAAAGGGGAGATTTCCTCCTGGAAGGCGTACGCTCCCGCTCACGCCGGGAAGCTCGCGATCGAGGCGGTCGATCGATGCATGAGAGGGGAAACCAGTCCATCGCCGATTTACGAAGGTGAAGATAGTGTTATTGCCCGATTTCTGAACGGCCCGGACGCCGCTTATCTCGTTCATCTTCCCGACGATGACGAACCTCGCCGCGCCATCCTGGAAACCTACACCAAAGAACATTCGGCCGAGTATCAAGCTCAGGCCCTGATCGATCTTGCCTTTGATCTGAGGGATCGCATTCCCGACCTCGAAGCCATTGATTCGATTCGGATCTACACAAGCCATCATACCCACTACGTCATAGGGACCGGCTCAGGAGATCCTCAGAAGTTCGATCCCTCAGCGTCACGAGAGACGCTCGACCACAGCGTCATGTACATCTTCGCGGTTGCGCTCGAGGATGGCCGATGGCATCACGTGGAGAGTTATCGACCTGAGCGTGCCTCCCGGCCCGAAACCGTCCGGCTCTGGCGGAAAATTGAGACCGTGGAAGATCCATTCTGGACGGCTCGATACCATGATCCCGACCCAGATCGTAAGGCGTTCGGAGGACGGGTCGAGATTCGGATGAAGGATGGTGAGGTCATCACCGAGCAACTGGAAGTCGCCCACGCTCACTCGCGGGGACTTCGGCCCTTCGCTCGTGACGGCTATCTGGACAAGTTCCGACGTCTCACCCAGGCAATTGTTGATTCGGACGAATCCGAACGATTTCTTCGTGTCTGTTTCGAACTCGGAGATCTCGCCCCTGGTGATCTTGATCGTCTCTCGGTCGAGGTGCCCGCCGACCGCCTCGGGCCCCCCGGCACCTCAGCCAAGGGGATCTTCTGA
- a CDS encoding NIPSNAP family protein, with amino-acid sequence MTYQLRSYTTAPEKLDVLVERFQRVNLPLFQKHGITLIGAWTPHESDEGDDRLVYLVGFPSMRAAELCWKNFATDPEWINAFEREKRIHNEVVTDVETVYLSPTDYSPALPAIGGRAVSSINPEDRAKTDVSDDDRRLFELRRYVASPGKLDALNQRFREHTMGLFAKHGMTNILYTMPIEADQGATTTLVYFLAHPSYPRALNAWESFRGDPAWNQVREESQPDGVPLAASVERWMLVPTEFSPLK; translated from the coding sequence ATGACTTACCAACTCCGTTCGTATACCACGGCACCGGAGAAACTCGATGTCCTGGTCGAGCGTTTTCAACGCGTCAATCTTCCCTTGTTTCAGAAACATGGCATTACGCTGATTGGCGCATGGACGCCGCATGAATCGGACGAGGGAGACGATCGCCTCGTCTACCTCGTCGGGTTTCCAAGCATGAGGGCCGCTGAGCTTTGCTGGAAAAATTTTGCCACTGATCCCGAATGGATCAATGCCTTCGAGCGCGAGAAACGCATCCACAACGAAGTTGTCACGGACGTCGAAACCGTTTACCTCAGTCCGACCGACTACAGCCCTGCTCTCCCCGCGATCGGTGGTCGTGCCGTCTCGTCAATCAACCCCGAGGATCGGGCGAAGACGGACGTTTCCGATGACGACCGCCGGCTCTTCGAACTGAGACGCTACGTTGCGAGTCCTGGCAAACTCGATGCGCTGAATCAAAGGTTTCGTGAACACACCATGGGACTCTTTGCCAAGCATGGGATGACCAACATTCTCTACACGATGCCGATCGAGGCTGATCAGGGAGCCACCACTACCCTGGTCTATTTTCTCGCGCACCCAAGCTATCCCAGAGCCCTGAATGCGTGGGAGTCCTTCCGGGGTGATCCGGCCTGGAATCAGGTCCGAGAGGAGAGCCAACCCGACGGGGTGCCGCTGGCCGCCTCGGTCGAGCGTTGGATGCTTGTACCCACGGAGTTCAGCCCCTTGAAGTAA
- a CDS encoding PDZ domain-containing protein → MMTFRPFQVILAFGLCLAFLGTSQAQEAEGPRGNREEGQQPLQLRRFQGRRLDAEQMERMNEAMRQLQSMQRRYPGQFRDMPLDRLAELYQEAGPERFIQGFRFDSPAMAKLGLMLRPVPEVLRSHLDLPESGGMVVDVVAENSPSAGVIEPNDILLKIGETDIQEVADIEKALEAIEGDSISVTLMRRGEKQSVTIEIEQDKGQELEEPKAEEAFRLGIVINEPDDAIRAQLGLEEGQGVIVMEVTAESAAEKAGLKANDVLISLDGEPIDGITELAELVQRSGGKPISLELLRDGEEVTIEATPEKVVVPPTPPGGPRGPRAPSGMRFFGPGIMIDPETGAIRPGPVPGRPRLPNQPRELMEAPISPELERQLEELSEQLEQLRKEVERLQEDRPERPGRRGRDGV, encoded by the coding sequence ATGATGACCTTCAGACCCTTCCAAGTGATCCTTGCCTTTGGCCTCTGCCTCGCGTTTCTGGGGACGTCCCAGGCACAGGAGGCTGAGGGCCCCCGAGGGAATCGGGAGGAAGGTCAACAGCCCTTGCAGCTCCGCAGATTCCAGGGGCGTCGTCTCGACGCCGAGCAGATGGAGCGGATGAATGAGGCGATGCGGCAACTGCAGTCCATGCAGCGCCGCTATCCCGGCCAGTTCCGCGACATGCCGCTCGATCGACTGGCCGAACTGTACCAGGAGGCCGGCCCCGAGCGATTCATCCAGGGATTCCGGTTCGACTCACCGGCGATGGCGAAACTCGGCCTGATGCTTCGACCCGTCCCGGAGGTCCTCCGATCGCATCTCGACCTCCCCGAGTCCGGAGGCATGGTTGTCGATGTTGTTGCGGAGAACAGCCCCTCCGCAGGAGTGATTGAGCCAAATGACATCCTGCTGAAGATCGGCGAGACCGACATTCAGGAGGTTGCCGACATCGAGAAGGCCCTCGAAGCAATCGAAGGCGACTCGATCTCCGTCACCTTGATGAGACGAGGGGAGAAGCAATCCGTCACAATCGAGATCGAGCAGGACAAGGGCCAGGAACTCGAAGAGCCCAAGGCCGAGGAAGCCTTCCGCCTTGGCATTGTGATCAACGAACCTGATGATGCAATCCGCGCTCAGCTCGGTCTGGAGGAAGGTCAGGGGGTGATCGTCATGGAAGTCACCGCCGAGAGCGCCGCCGAGAAGGCTGGGCTCAAGGCTAATGACGTGCTGATCTCACTCGATGGCGAGCCAATCGACGGGATCACCGAACTCGCCGAGTTGGTCCAGCGATCCGGAGGAAAGCCCATCAGCCTGGAGCTCCTCCGAGACGGCGAGGAAGTGACCATCGAGGCCACCCCGGAGAAGGTTGTGGTTCCTCCGACACCGCCAGGAGGGCCTCGCGGTCCCCGAGCCCCTTCCGGGATGCGTTTCTTCGGTCCCGGTATCATGATCGACCCCGAGACCGGGGCGATTCGGCCTGGTCCTGTCCCTGGCCGCCCTCGATTGCCGAATCAGCCCCGAGAGTTGATGGAAGCCCCGATCTCCCCCGAGCTCGAGCGTCAGCTCGAAGAATTGTCGGAGCAACTCGAGCAGCTCCGCAAGGAGGTCGAGCGTCTTCAAGAAGATCGCCCCGAACGGCCCGGACGTCGTGGACGTGATGGTGTCTGA
- a CDS encoding alkaline phosphatase D family protein: MLDLRHLRDAARSEGGVSRRLFLSYASALAAVPLLGTRAEGRVFRRPAFDRDPFSLGVASGDPEPTGVVLWTRLAPDPLTPDGGMPSDLIEVQWEVATDEAMQQVVQQGTTVATPQLAHSVHVEVNGLKPDRWYWYRFRAGDAESSIGRARTMPALMDVPDRLRFAFASCQHYESGLYTAYEHMANDELDLVFHLGDYIYEGAGRDGQIRKHEGPELETLADYRIRHAQYKTDPMLQAMHQACPWVVTWDDHEFDNNCAADISEQPDVDPVDFLLRRANAYQAYYEMMPLRRRSLPHGPDMQLYRTITFGRLANFQVLDTRQYRTDQPNDDRRSPLNEEALDRRNSLLGDRQYGWLQASLLDSSSTWNVLAQQVMMGMVGFPTDDGQIVYSMDQWPGAASERMALMRFLQDRKVPNPVVLTGDIHSNWANDLRVDDREPDASIVASEFVCTSISSGGNGRATIPDLEKRLAMNPGVQFFNAQRGYVRCTVTPESWKSDYQVVEDVTKPGAPAVTKGSFVIEAGRPGIEPA, translated from the coding sequence ATGCTCGATTTGAGACACCTCCGGGACGCTGCACGATCCGAAGGCGGCGTGTCGCGTCGGCTTTTCCTGTCTTACGCATCGGCCCTCGCCGCCGTGCCCTTGTTGGGAACTCGAGCCGAGGGACGAGTTTTTCGACGGCCTGCGTTTGATCGTGACCCGTTCAGCTTGGGCGTGGCTTCGGGCGATCCCGAACCGACCGGAGTGGTCCTCTGGACGCGCTTGGCTCCCGATCCATTGACACCGGACGGTGGGATGCCTTCCGACCTCATTGAAGTTCAGTGGGAGGTCGCGACCGACGAGGCCATGCAGCAGGTGGTCCAGCAAGGCACCACCGTGGCCACGCCACAACTCGCCCATTCGGTCCATGTCGAAGTGAACGGGCTTAAGCCCGACCGTTGGTACTGGTACCGCTTCCGGGCGGGTGATGCCGAAAGCTCGATCGGCCGGGCCCGTACAATGCCGGCGCTCATGGACGTGCCCGATCGCTTACGGTTTGCCTTTGCATCATGCCAGCATTATGAGTCGGGGCTCTACACGGCGTATGAGCACATGGCGAACGACGAGCTCGACCTCGTTTTTCACCTTGGTGATTATATCTACGAAGGCGCGGGACGAGATGGTCAGATCCGGAAGCACGAGGGCCCGGAGCTGGAGACGCTGGCGGACTATCGAATCCGTCACGCGCAGTACAAGACAGACCCAATGTTGCAAGCCATGCATCAGGCGTGCCCCTGGGTCGTCACCTGGGATGACCATGAATTTGACAATAACTGTGCTGCCGACATCTCGGAACAACCCGATGTGGATCCCGTCGATTTCCTGCTGAGGCGGGCAAATGCCTACCAGGCGTATTACGAGATGATGCCCCTGCGTCGTCGTTCGTTACCACACGGGCCGGACATGCAGTTGTATCGCACCATCACATTTGGGCGGCTCGCCAATTTCCAGGTACTCGACACGCGCCAGTATCGAACCGACCAACCGAACGACGACCGGCGAAGTCCCTTGAACGAGGAGGCACTCGACCGTCGCAACTCCTTGCTGGGCGATCGTCAGTACGGCTGGCTTCAGGCCTCGCTGCTCGATTCGAGTTCAACCTGGAACGTCCTGGCGCAGCAGGTCATGATGGGCATGGTCGGTTTCCCGACCGACGATGGCCAAATCGTTTACTCCATGGACCAGTGGCCCGGCGCGGCTTCCGAGCGGATGGCCCTGATGCGATTCCTGCAGGATCGCAAGGTTCCCAATCCGGTCGTTCTCACCGGCGATATCCACTCGAACTGGGCCAACGATCTCCGGGTTGATGACCGTGAGCCGGACGCCTCCATTGTGGCGAGTGAGTTCGTGTGCACCTCGATCTCGAGCGGCGGCAACGGGCGAGCGACGATTCCAGATCTGGAAAAGCGGCTTGCCATGAACCCTGGAGTGCAGTTCTTCAACGCCCAGCGCGGCTATGTTCGATGCACCGTGACCCCGGAATCCTGGAAGAGCGATTATCAGGTCGTGGAGGATGTGACCAAGCCTGGTGCCCCGGCGGTCACAAAGGGGTCCTTCGTCATCGAGGCCGGTCGGCCTGGAATTGAGCCAGCCTGA
- a CDS encoding precorrin-2 dehydrogenase/sirohydrochlorin ferrochelatase family protein, translated as MSGYPMVFHLAGRLAVVVGLGAVGRRKTLGLLEAGARVKGIDPAGWGAEPPSDLSVVREAYQDAHLRDAVLVFAAASPEVNSEVVRDAHRRGLLVNSASEPASGDFSVPASWRSGPIMLSVSTSGAGPALASALRDRAARAIGPAASDHVKLLVELRPLVLQQIREEATRRALLRAWSDDRWLELWEQQGRDVVRAELLRMLDQFKIEHNQI; from the coding sequence ATGTCAGGGTATCCAATGGTCTTCCACCTCGCCGGTCGTCTGGCGGTCGTGGTGGGGCTCGGGGCAGTTGGACGCCGAAAGACACTCGGGCTACTGGAAGCGGGAGCAAGGGTCAAGGGGATCGATCCGGCAGGATGGGGGGCCGAACCTCCTTCAGACCTTTCAGTCGTGAGGGAAGCGTACCAGGACGCCCACCTTCGAGACGCGGTCCTGGTCTTCGCCGCGGCGAGTCCCGAGGTGAATTCCGAGGTCGTTCGTGACGCCCATCGTCGGGGCCTGCTCGTGAACTCGGCGAGTGAACCGGCATCGGGTGACTTTTCGGTCCCCGCCTCCTGGCGATCGGGGCCGATCATGCTGAGTGTCTCGACCTCCGGAGCCGGTCCAGCCCTGGCATCGGCCCTGCGCGATCGAGCCGCGCGGGCCATCGGCCCAGCTGCTTCCGATCATGTAAAGCTTCTGGTCGAACTCAGGCCGCTGGTTCTCCAGCAGATCCGCGAGGAAGCAACCCGCCGAGCCCTTCTACGCGCCTGGTCCGATGATCGATGGCTTGAGCTTTGGGAACAGCAGGGTCGTGACGTCGTTCGAGCGGAGTTACTCAGGATGCTCGATCAGTTCAAGATTGAACACAATCAAATCTGA
- a CDS encoding UDP-glucose dehydrogenase family protein: MKIAVIGTGYVGLVQGTCLADSGNDVVCVDKIEEKITGLQKGQIPIYEPGLSELVHRNYKDGRLKFTTNLAEGIADAELIFIAVGTPQGDDGGANLGGVWAVGEEIARHLSDHNEPKTIVIKSTVPVGTNAELTRRMSLLTDVPFHVASNPEFLKEGAAIEDFTKPDRVVIGVRKPEVAEKLHELYAPFLRTDRPFLVMSPESAEMTKYVANCMLAVKISFINEMANLCEAYEADINDVRRGIGHDQRIGFHFLHPGVGYGGSCFPKDVRAMVHMARSKEMPSLMMEAVDLVNEAQKTVLPRKVTDYFGGTEGLKGKTIAVWGLAFKPKTDDIREAPALVLIDAMLAAGASVRAHDPEAMPNVKEIYGDRVTFCDRPYDCLNQADALAIVTEWNEFRNPDFEIMRRLLRTPVVFDGRNLYEPDRMIEQGFTYFGIGRS, translated from the coding sequence GTGAAGATCGCCGTCATCGGCACCGGATATGTCGGCCTGGTTCAAGGTACCTGCCTGGCCGACAGTGGCAACGATGTGGTCTGCGTAGACAAAATTGAAGAAAAGATCACCGGGTTGCAAAAGGGCCAGATTCCGATCTACGAGCCGGGCCTGAGTGAACTGGTTCATCGAAACTACAAAGACGGTCGGCTGAAATTCACGACCAATCTGGCCGAAGGGATCGCAGACGCGGAACTCATCTTCATCGCCGTGGGAACTCCTCAGGGGGATGATGGAGGAGCAAACCTCGGCGGTGTCTGGGCCGTGGGAGAAGAGATTGCCCGTCATCTTTCCGACCACAATGAGCCGAAAACGATCGTCATCAAAAGCACGGTCCCGGTCGGGACCAATGCCGAGCTGACCCGTCGGATGTCGCTTTTAACCGACGTTCCGTTTCATGTCGCGAGCAATCCCGAGTTCTTGAAAGAAGGGGCGGCGATCGAGGACTTCACCAAGCCCGACCGGGTCGTCATTGGTGTTCGAAAACCTGAGGTTGCCGAGAAACTCCACGAACTCTATGCGCCGTTCTTGAGAACCGATCGGCCCTTTCTGGTCATGTCTCCCGAGTCGGCGGAGATGACCAAGTATGTGGCCAATTGCATGCTTGCCGTGAAAATCAGCTTCATCAACGAAATGGCGAACCTCTGCGAAGCCTATGAGGCCGACATCAACGACGTGCGCCGGGGCATCGGCCACGACCAGCGGATCGGCTTCCACTTCTTGCATCCAGGGGTCGGCTACGGCGGCAGTTGCTTCCCGAAAGACGTGCGGGCGATGGTCCACATGGCCCGCTCGAAGGAGATGCCCAGCCTCATGATGGAGGCCGTCGATCTGGTCAACGAAGCACAGAAAACGGTCCTCCCGCGCAAGGTGACAGACTATTTCGGCGGCACGGAGGGCCTGAAAGGGAAAACGATTGCCGTCTGGGGATTGGCCTTCAAGCCGAAAACCGATGACATTCGAGAAGCCCCAGCCCTGGTCCTGATCGACGCCATGCTCGCGGCCGGGGCCTCGGTTCGTGCGCACGACCCGGAGGCCATGCCCAACGTCAAGGAAATTTATGGTGATCGTGTGACCTTCTGCGATCGCCCGTACGATTGCCTCAATCAGGCCGATGCCCTGGCCATCGTGACCGAATGGAATGAGTTCCGAAACCCTGACTTCGAAATCATGCGGCGGTTGCTGCGAACCCCCGTTGTCTTCGATGGTCGCAACCTGTACGAGCCCGACCGTATGATCGAGCAGGGATTCACCTATTTTGGGATTGGTCGATCCTGA